The bacterium genome has a window encoding:
- a CDS encoding secretin N-terminal domain-containing protein translates to MKIGEKRILKLNVVLLLCLSTIFLEAQPYSEEIKSKEEVKVIKATQSQDNSEGISTSKGRLQLNVDVADDAGIDTISELITLKHIKASEIEPFIKARLSRYGTVQTNDTLNMLIITDKELKVRDLAKLVRGLDIEGLNDFLRLETEVIPLKYALASSLTQIVKERLSSDGTIQADDNLNSLIITDVKSKIDYAKKIIALLDIPTQQVLVEAKIIEASGELRDELGIDWWVLGDLFPWGSIDYSKDTYKYRSDNSSHCES, encoded by the coding sequence GTGAAAATAGGAGAAAAAAGGATTTTAAAATTGAATGTGGTGTTATTGCTTTGCCTCTCTACTATTTTTTTAGAAGCACAACCATATTCAGAAGAAATCAAATCCAAAGAAGAAGTAAAGGTAATAAAAGCAACACAATCGCAAGATAATTCAGAAGGTATTTCTACCTCTAAAGGAAGATTACAGCTTAATGTGGATGTGGCTGATGATGCAGGCATTGATACCATTAGCGAATTAATTACCCTTAAACATATCAAGGCTTCTGAAATAGAACCCTTTATAAAAGCAAGGCTTTCTAGATATGGAACAGTTCAGACAAACGATACCCTTAATATGTTGATTATTACAGACAAAGAGCTAAAGGTTAGGGATTTGGCAAAGCTTGTTAGAGGGTTAGATATAGAAGGATTGAACGATTTCCTTAGATTAGAAACAGAGGTTATACCCCTTAAGTATGCATTAGCATCCAGTCTTACTCAAATTGTAAAGGAGAGGCTTTCTTCTGATGGTACCATCCAGGCAGATGATAACCTTAATAGCCTTATTATAACTGATGTTAAAAGCAAGATTGATTATGCTAAAAAAATCATTGCCTTATTAGATATTCCTACCCAACAAGTCCTTGTTGAGGCAAAGATTATAGAGGCAAGTGGGGAATTAAGGGATGAATTAGGCATTGATTGGTGGGTTTTAGGAGACCTTTTTCCTTGGGGGTCAATAGACTATTCTAAAGATACATATAAGTATAGAAGCGATAATTCTTCTCATTGCGAATCTTAA